The following are encoded together in the Janthinobacterium sp. Marseille genome:
- the glxR gene encoding 2-hydroxy-3-oxopropionate reductase: protein MAKVGFIGLGIMGAPMALNLQKGGHQLFLHDQKAPAQELIDGGATVCKSGAEVAKSADIIITMVPDTPHVDAVLFAENGVAAGLSKGKIVVDMSSISPIATKEFAKKINALGCEYLDAPVSGGEVGAKAASLTIMIGGSEAAFNTVKPLFELMGKNITLVGGNGDGQTTKVANQIIVALNIQAVSEALLFASKAGADPAKVRQALMGGFANSRILEVHGERMVKRTFNPGFRIELHQKDLNLALQGAKAMGVSLPNTANTQELMNACAANGMSGLDHSALCRAIEIMSNHEIAKA, encoded by the coding sequence GTCACCAACTGTTTTTGCATGATCAAAAAGCACCAGCACAAGAATTGATCGACGGCGGCGCAACGGTTTGCAAATCTGGCGCTGAAGTTGCTAAAAGCGCAGACATCATCATCACCATGGTGCCGGATACCCCGCACGTGGACGCAGTTTTGTTCGCAGAAAACGGTGTTGCAGCTGGTTTGAGCAAAGGCAAAATCGTGGTCGACATGAGCTCGATCTCGCCTATCGCTACCAAAGAATTCGCGAAAAAAATCAATGCACTGGGTTGCGAATACCTGGATGCACCAGTATCCGGCGGCGAAGTCGGTGCTAAAGCAGCATCGCTGACCATCATGATCGGTGGTTCGGAAGCAGCGTTCAACACAGTCAAACCTTTGTTTGAACTGATGGGTAAAAACATCACCCTGGTTGGCGGCAACGGCGACGGTCAAACCACCAAAGTAGCTAACCAAATCATCGTTGCACTGAACATCCAGGCGGTTTCCGAAGCCCTGTTGTTCGCATCGAAAGCCGGCGCGGATCCTGCAAAAGTACGTCAGGCTCTGATGGGTGGTTTCGCTAACTCGCGCATCCTGGAAGTACACGGTGAGCGTATGGTTAAACGTACCTTCAACCCAGGCTTCCGTATCGAACTGCATCAAAAAGATTTGAACCTGGCATTGCAAGGTGCGAAGGCAATGGGCGTATCCTTGCCTAACACTGCAAACACCCAGGAACTGATGAACGCATGCGCAGCTAATGGCATGAGCGGTCTGGATCACTCGGCACTGTGCCGCGCGATCGAAATCATGTCGAACCACGAAATCGCCAAGGCGTAA